A genomic segment from Anopheles maculipalpis chromosome X, idAnoMacuDA_375_x, whole genome shotgun sequence encodes:
- the LOC126556683 gene encoding eukaryotic translation initiation factor 4B isoform X3 has product MATVSGKKGKKTKKNNKLSLGEFLTDGNTAVLNQVQVAVPVKLDWGDDGDDDDDDRVVRTQVIALPTAPRASRILNDDSIPQNPPYSIYVSNLPYDINENDLYDIFENVEIVSMTLPRDDSETWRLRGFGNIEFATRNDLMAVLAMPEPMVRNRRIRIGLMNENESKRRNNRYDNFSSGDSDRPSSGGNWRDRPESASRPMMDRDRDRDGGGGMRRPYSSGGGDRYGRDRDDRERPSAGDSGNNNWRSGDRPVPQSPRTTRNYDRDRDSGNGFRRAPDGRGPLGNGGGGGGMRREPEVPMERPKLVLQPRTLPLPELPKPRPIESDDETDRNEGNAKHEEPAVADEPPKPKPTPVPAAKVFGDAKPVDTAAREREIEERLQLEELLRRKKEEAAAEEKNKRDAENQDTTTAGDSGEKSTSARPVQGGSRSSTEQPPPVVNWRVRNEDDKEDRRTDNRDQRDNRGMNRPTYSNGVGHNRDHDRMDRGGRDHRTQPSRDTYRNGEMKDRRDVPKPVEKEKEREPKILEERMPKFQEPTGPNLQMKNTFEGLSADEIDD; this is encoded by the exons ATGGCTACCGTATcag gcaaaaaaggcaaaaagacgaaaaaaaataacaaactgtCCCTGGGTGAGTTTCTTACCGATGGGAACACGGCCGTACTGAACCAGGTGCAGGTAGCGGTACCGGTAAAGCTGGACTGGGGCGACGACggtgacgacgatgacgatgatcgcGTCGTCCGGACGCAGGTCATCGCACTGCCGACGGCGCCGCGGGCGAGCCGCATCTTGAACGACGACTCAATACCCCAGAATCCGCCGTACTCCATCTATGTCTCCAACCTACCGTACGACATTAACGAAAATGACCTGTACGACATCTTCGAGAACGTGGAGATCGTGTCGATGACGTTGCCGCGCGACGACAGCGAAACCTGGCGGCTGCGCGGTTTCGGCAACATCGAGTTCGCCACCCGGAACGATCTGATGGCGGTGCTGGCGATGCCGGAACCGATGGTACGCAACCGTCGCATCCGCATCGGGTTGATGAACGAGAATGAATCGAAGCGCCGAAACAACCGGTATGACAATTTCTCCTCCGGCGACAGCGACCGTCCCTCGTCCGGTGGGAACTGGCGTGATCGACCCGAGTCGGCCTCGCGCCCGATGATGGACCGCGACCGTGATcgtgacggtggtggtggtatgcGCCGCCCGTACAGTAGCGGTGGCGGTGATCGATACGGCCGTGACCGGGACGATCGCGAACGTCCGTCGGCCGGTGATTCCGGTAACAATAACTGGCGCTCGGGTGATCGGCCGGTGCCGCAGTCACCGCGCACTACCCGCAATTACGATCGCGACCGTGACAGTGGTAACGGTTTCCGCCGTGCGCCGGACGGTCGTGGTCCGCTCGGTaatgggggtggtggtggaggtatGCGCCGTGAACCGGAAGTACCGATGGAGCGTCCGAAGTTGGTGCTGCAACCGCGCACCCTACCCCTGCCAGAGCTGCCGAAACCGCGACCAATCGAGTCCGACGACGAAACCGACCGGAACGAGGGCAATGCGAAGCACGAGGAGCCGGCGGTGGCAGACGAACCGCCAAAACCGAAGCCCACTCCGGTACCGGCCGCTAAAGTGTTTGGCGATGCGAAACCGGTCGATACGGCGGCACGCGAACGCGAGATCGAGGAACGATTGCAGCTGGAGGAGTTGTTGCGTCGCAAGAAGGAGGAAGCTGCCGCAGAAGAGAAGAACAAACGGGACGCGGAAAATCAGGACACGACGACAGCAGGGGACAGTGGCGAAAAATCGACCAGCGCACGGCCGGTCCAGGGTGGCAGTCGGAGCAGTACAGAACAGCCTCCGCCAGTTGTGAACTGGCGGGTTCGCAACGAGGATGACAAAG AAGATCGCCGAACGGACAATCGCGATCAGCGGGATAACCGTGGAATGAATCGCCCTACATATAGCAACGGCGTGGGTCACAATCG CGACCATGATCGGATGGATCGTGGTGGACGTGATCATCGCACCCAGCCGTCCCGTGACACATACCGCAACGGAGAAATGAAGGACCGCCGTGATGTTCCAAAACCGGtagaaaaagagaaggaacGGGAGCCGAAAATATTAGAAGAACGTATGCCTAAATTCCAAGAACCGACCGGACCG AATTTACAGATGAAGAACACTTTTGAAGGATTGTCAGCAGATGAAATTGATGACTGA
- the LOC126556683 gene encoding eukaryotic translation initiation factor 4B isoform X4, translating to MATVSGKKGKKTKKNNKLSLGEFLTDGNTAVLNQVQVAVPVKLDWGDDGDDDDDDRVVRTQVIALPTAPRASRILNDDSIPQNPPYSIYVSNLPYDINENDLYDIFENVEIVSMTLPRDDSETWRLRGFGNIEFATRNDLMAVLAMPEPMVRNRRIRIGLMNENESKRRNNRYDNFSSGDSDRPSSGGNWRDRPESASRPMMDRDRDRDGGGGMRRPYSSGGGDRYGRDRDDRERPSAGDSGNNNWRSGDRPVPQSPRTTRNYDRDRDSGNGFRRAPDGRGPLGNGGGGGGMRREPEVPMERPKLVLQPRTLPLPELPKPRPIESDDETDRNEGNAKHEEPAVADEPPKPKPTPVPAAKVFGDAKPVDTAAREREIEERLQLEELLRRKKEEAAAEEKNKRDAENQDTTTAGDSGEKSTSARPVQGGSRSSTEQPPPVVNWRVRNEDDKDRRTDNRDQRDNRGMNRPTYSNGVGHNRDHDRMDRGGRDHRTQPSRDTYRNGEMKDRRDVPKPVEKEKEREPKILEERMPKFQEPTGPNLQMKNTFEGLSADEIDD from the exons ATGGCTACCGTATcag gcaaaaaaggcaaaaagacgaaaaaaaataacaaactgtCCCTGGGTGAGTTTCTTACCGATGGGAACACGGCCGTACTGAACCAGGTGCAGGTAGCGGTACCGGTAAAGCTGGACTGGGGCGACGACggtgacgacgatgacgatgatcgcGTCGTCCGGACGCAGGTCATCGCACTGCCGACGGCGCCGCGGGCGAGCCGCATCTTGAACGACGACTCAATACCCCAGAATCCGCCGTACTCCATCTATGTCTCCAACCTACCGTACGACATTAACGAAAATGACCTGTACGACATCTTCGAGAACGTGGAGATCGTGTCGATGACGTTGCCGCGCGACGACAGCGAAACCTGGCGGCTGCGCGGTTTCGGCAACATCGAGTTCGCCACCCGGAACGATCTGATGGCGGTGCTGGCGATGCCGGAACCGATGGTACGCAACCGTCGCATCCGCATCGGGTTGATGAACGAGAATGAATCGAAGCGCCGAAACAACCGGTATGACAATTTCTCCTCCGGCGACAGCGACCGTCCCTCGTCCGGTGGGAACTGGCGTGATCGACCCGAGTCGGCCTCGCGCCCGATGATGGACCGCGACCGTGATcgtgacggtggtggtggtatgcGCCGCCCGTACAGTAGCGGTGGCGGTGATCGATACGGCCGTGACCGGGACGATCGCGAACGTCCGTCGGCCGGTGATTCCGGTAACAATAACTGGCGCTCGGGTGATCGGCCGGTGCCGCAGTCACCGCGCACTACCCGCAATTACGATCGCGACCGTGACAGTGGTAACGGTTTCCGCCGTGCGCCGGACGGTCGTGGTCCGCTCGGTaatgggggtggtggtggaggtatGCGCCGTGAACCGGAAGTACCGATGGAGCGTCCGAAGTTGGTGCTGCAACCGCGCACCCTACCCCTGCCAGAGCTGCCGAAACCGCGACCAATCGAGTCCGACGACGAAACCGACCGGAACGAGGGCAATGCGAAGCACGAGGAGCCGGCGGTGGCAGACGAACCGCCAAAACCGAAGCCCACTCCGGTACCGGCCGCTAAAGTGTTTGGCGATGCGAAACCGGTCGATACGGCGGCACGCGAACGCGAGATCGAGGAACGATTGCAGCTGGAGGAGTTGTTGCGTCGCAAGAAGGAGGAAGCTGCCGCAGAAGAGAAGAACAAACGGGACGCGGAAAATCAGGACACGACGACAGCAGGGGACAGTGGCGAAAAATCGACCAGCGCACGGCCGGTCCAGGGTGGCAGTCGGAGCAGTACAGAACAGCCTCCGCCAGTTGTGAACTGGCGGGTTCGCAACGAGGATGACAAAG ATCGCCGAACGGACAATCGCGATCAGCGGGATAACCGTGGAATGAATCGCCCTACATATAGCAACGGCGTGGGTCACAATCG CGACCATGATCGGATGGATCGTGGTGGACGTGATCATCGCACCCAGCCGTCCCGTGACACATACCGCAACGGAGAAATGAAGGACCGCCGTGATGTTCCAAAACCGGtagaaaaagagaaggaacGGGAGCCGAAAATATTAGAAGAACGTATGCCTAAATTCCAAGAACCGACCGGACCG AATTTACAGATGAAGAACACTTTTGAAGGATTGTCAGCAGATGAAATTGATGACTGA
- the LOC126556683 gene encoding eukaryotic translation initiation factor 4B isoform X1, which yields MATVSGKKGKKTKKNNKLSLGEFLTDGNTAVLNQVQVAVPVKLDWGDDGDDDDDDRVVRTQVIALPTAPRASRILNDDSIPQNPPYSIYVSNLPYDINENDLYDIFENVEIVSMTLPRDDSETWRLRGFGNIEFATRNDLMAVLAMPEPMVRNRRIRIGLMNENESKRRNNRYDNFSSGDSDRPSSGGNWRDRPESASRPMMDRDRDRDGGGGMRRPYSSGGGDRYGRDRDDRERPSAGDSGNNNWRSGDRPVPQSPRTTRNYDRDRDSGNGFRRAPDGRGPLGNGGGGGGMRREPEVPMERPKLVLQPRTLPLPELPKPRPIESDDETDRNEGNAKHEEPAVADEPPKPKPTPVPAAKVFGDAKPVDTAAREREIEERLQLEELLRRKKEEAAAEEKNKRDAENQDTTTAGDSGEKSTSARPVQGGSRSSTEQPPPVVNWRVRNEDDKGKAGEERVLSPARRFSPSGRYQNSNRRTAAEDRRTDNRDQRDNRGMNRPTYSNGVGHNRDHDRMDRGGRDHRTQPSRDTYRNGEMKDRRDVPKPVEKEKEREPKILEERMPKFQEPTGPNLQMKNTFEGLSADEIDD from the exons ATGGCTACCGTATcag gcaaaaaaggcaaaaagacgaaaaaaaataacaaactgtCCCTGGGTGAGTTTCTTACCGATGGGAACACGGCCGTACTGAACCAGGTGCAGGTAGCGGTACCGGTAAAGCTGGACTGGGGCGACGACggtgacgacgatgacgatgatcgcGTCGTCCGGACGCAGGTCATCGCACTGCCGACGGCGCCGCGGGCGAGCCGCATCTTGAACGACGACTCAATACCCCAGAATCCGCCGTACTCCATCTATGTCTCCAACCTACCGTACGACATTAACGAAAATGACCTGTACGACATCTTCGAGAACGTGGAGATCGTGTCGATGACGTTGCCGCGCGACGACAGCGAAACCTGGCGGCTGCGCGGTTTCGGCAACATCGAGTTCGCCACCCGGAACGATCTGATGGCGGTGCTGGCGATGCCGGAACCGATGGTACGCAACCGTCGCATCCGCATCGGGTTGATGAACGAGAATGAATCGAAGCGCCGAAACAACCGGTATGACAATTTCTCCTCCGGCGACAGCGACCGTCCCTCGTCCGGTGGGAACTGGCGTGATCGACCCGAGTCGGCCTCGCGCCCGATGATGGACCGCGACCGTGATcgtgacggtggtggtggtatgcGCCGCCCGTACAGTAGCGGTGGCGGTGATCGATACGGCCGTGACCGGGACGATCGCGAACGTCCGTCGGCCGGTGATTCCGGTAACAATAACTGGCGCTCGGGTGATCGGCCGGTGCCGCAGTCACCGCGCACTACCCGCAATTACGATCGCGACCGTGACAGTGGTAACGGTTTCCGCCGTGCGCCGGACGGTCGTGGTCCGCTCGGTaatgggggtggtggtggaggtatGCGCCGTGAACCGGAAGTACCGATGGAGCGTCCGAAGTTGGTGCTGCAACCGCGCACCCTACCCCTGCCAGAGCTGCCGAAACCGCGACCAATCGAGTCCGACGACGAAACCGACCGGAACGAGGGCAATGCGAAGCACGAGGAGCCGGCGGTGGCAGACGAACCGCCAAAACCGAAGCCCACTCCGGTACCGGCCGCTAAAGTGTTTGGCGATGCGAAACCGGTCGATACGGCGGCACGCGAACGCGAGATCGAGGAACGATTGCAGCTGGAGGAGTTGTTGCGTCGCAAGAAGGAGGAAGCTGCCGCAGAAGAGAAGAACAAACGGGACGCGGAAAATCAGGACACGACGACAGCAGGGGACAGTGGCGAAAAATCGACCAGCGCACGGCCGGTCCAGGGTGGCAGTCGGAGCAGTACAGAACAGCCTCCGCCAGTTGTGAACTGGCGGGTTCGCAACGAGGATGACAAAGGTAAAGCAGGCGAGGAACGGGTCCTTTCGCCCGCGCGGAGGTTTAGCCCTAGCGGAAGGTATCAGAACAGTAACAGACGCACTGCTGCGG AAGATCGCCGAACGGACAATCGCGATCAGCGGGATAACCGTGGAATGAATCGCCCTACATATAGCAACGGCGTGGGTCACAATCG CGACCATGATCGGATGGATCGTGGTGGACGTGATCATCGCACCCAGCCGTCCCGTGACACATACCGCAACGGAGAAATGAAGGACCGCCGTGATGTTCCAAAACCGGtagaaaaagagaaggaacGGGAGCCGAAAATATTAGAAGAACGTATGCCTAAATTCCAAGAACCGACCGGACCG AATTTACAGATGAAGAACACTTTTGAAGGATTGTCAGCAGATGAAATTGATGACTGA
- the LOC126556683 gene encoding eukaryotic translation initiation factor 4B isoform X2, producing MATVSGKKGKKTKKNNKLSLGEFLTDGNTAVLNQVQVAVPVKLDWGDDGDDDDDDRVVRTQVIALPTAPRASRILNDDSIPQNPPYSIYVSNLPYDINENDLYDIFENVEIVSMTLPRDDSETWRLRGFGNIEFATRNDLMAVLAMPEPMVRNRRIRIGLMNENESKRRNNRYDNFSSGDSDRPSSGGNWRDRPESASRPMMDRDRDRDGGGGMRRPYSSGGGDRYGRDRDDRERPSAGDSGNNNWRSGDRPVPQSPRTTRNYDRDRDSGNGFRRAPDGRGPLGNGGGGGGMRREPEVPMERPKLVLQPRTLPLPELPKPRPIESDDETDRNEGNAKHEEPAVADEPPKPKPTPVPAAKVFGDAKPVDTAAREREIEERLQLEELLRRKKEEAAAEEKNKRDAENQDTTTAGDSGEKSTSARPVQGGSRSSTEQPPPVVNWRVRNEDDKGKAGEERVLSPARRFSPSGRYQNSNRRTAADRRTDNRDQRDNRGMNRPTYSNGVGHNRDHDRMDRGGRDHRTQPSRDTYRNGEMKDRRDVPKPVEKEKEREPKILEERMPKFQEPTGPNLQMKNTFEGLSADEIDD from the exons ATGGCTACCGTATcag gcaaaaaaggcaaaaagacgaaaaaaaataacaaactgtCCCTGGGTGAGTTTCTTACCGATGGGAACACGGCCGTACTGAACCAGGTGCAGGTAGCGGTACCGGTAAAGCTGGACTGGGGCGACGACggtgacgacgatgacgatgatcgcGTCGTCCGGACGCAGGTCATCGCACTGCCGACGGCGCCGCGGGCGAGCCGCATCTTGAACGACGACTCAATACCCCAGAATCCGCCGTACTCCATCTATGTCTCCAACCTACCGTACGACATTAACGAAAATGACCTGTACGACATCTTCGAGAACGTGGAGATCGTGTCGATGACGTTGCCGCGCGACGACAGCGAAACCTGGCGGCTGCGCGGTTTCGGCAACATCGAGTTCGCCACCCGGAACGATCTGATGGCGGTGCTGGCGATGCCGGAACCGATGGTACGCAACCGTCGCATCCGCATCGGGTTGATGAACGAGAATGAATCGAAGCGCCGAAACAACCGGTATGACAATTTCTCCTCCGGCGACAGCGACCGTCCCTCGTCCGGTGGGAACTGGCGTGATCGACCCGAGTCGGCCTCGCGCCCGATGATGGACCGCGACCGTGATcgtgacggtggtggtggtatgcGCCGCCCGTACAGTAGCGGTGGCGGTGATCGATACGGCCGTGACCGGGACGATCGCGAACGTCCGTCGGCCGGTGATTCCGGTAACAATAACTGGCGCTCGGGTGATCGGCCGGTGCCGCAGTCACCGCGCACTACCCGCAATTACGATCGCGACCGTGACAGTGGTAACGGTTTCCGCCGTGCGCCGGACGGTCGTGGTCCGCTCGGTaatgggggtggtggtggaggtatGCGCCGTGAACCGGAAGTACCGATGGAGCGTCCGAAGTTGGTGCTGCAACCGCGCACCCTACCCCTGCCAGAGCTGCCGAAACCGCGACCAATCGAGTCCGACGACGAAACCGACCGGAACGAGGGCAATGCGAAGCACGAGGAGCCGGCGGTGGCAGACGAACCGCCAAAACCGAAGCCCACTCCGGTACCGGCCGCTAAAGTGTTTGGCGATGCGAAACCGGTCGATACGGCGGCACGCGAACGCGAGATCGAGGAACGATTGCAGCTGGAGGAGTTGTTGCGTCGCAAGAAGGAGGAAGCTGCCGCAGAAGAGAAGAACAAACGGGACGCGGAAAATCAGGACACGACGACAGCAGGGGACAGTGGCGAAAAATCGACCAGCGCACGGCCGGTCCAGGGTGGCAGTCGGAGCAGTACAGAACAGCCTCCGCCAGTTGTGAACTGGCGGGTTCGCAACGAGGATGACAAAGGTAAAGCAGGCGAGGAACGGGTCCTTTCGCCCGCGCGGAGGTTTAGCCCTAGCGGAAGGTATCAGAACAGTAACAGACGCACTGCTGCGG ATCGCCGAACGGACAATCGCGATCAGCGGGATAACCGTGGAATGAATCGCCCTACATATAGCAACGGCGTGGGTCACAATCG CGACCATGATCGGATGGATCGTGGTGGACGTGATCATCGCACCCAGCCGTCCCGTGACACATACCGCAACGGAGAAATGAAGGACCGCCGTGATGTTCCAAAACCGGtagaaaaagagaaggaacGGGAGCCGAAAATATTAGAAGAACGTATGCCTAAATTCCAAGAACCGACCGGACCG AATTTACAGATGAAGAACACTTTTGAAGGATTGTCAGCAGATGAAATTGATGACTGA
- the LOC126561304 gene encoding ATP synthase lipid-binding protein, mitochondrial → MFVSSAARIAPVARSLVLNGTKAYIRPISSAIISQSQTLAAQNTAPVALLPQVRSFQTTPVTRDIDSAAKFIGAGAATVGVAGSGAGIGTVFGSLIIGYARNPSLKQQLFSYAILGFALSEAMGLFCLMMAFLLLFAF, encoded by the exons atgtTCGTCTCGTCGGCTGCCCGCATTGCCCCAGTTGCCCGAAGCCTG GTCCTCAACGGAACCAAGGCCTACATCCGACCGATCAGCAGCGCCATCATCTCCCAGAGCCAGACGCTCGCTGCCCAGAACACAGCACCAGTCGCTCTGTTGCCACAGGTCCGGTCATTCCAGACTACCCCGGTCACCCGTGACATTGATTCTGCTGCCAAGTTCATTGGTGCCGGTGCAGCCACGGTTGGTGTTGCCGGATCTG GTGCCGGAATCGGAACAGTATTCGGATCGCTGATTATCGGTTACGCAAGAAACCCGTCGCTGAAGCAGCAGCTGTTCTCCTACGCTATCCTGGGTTTCGCCCTGTCTGAAGCCATGGGTCTGTTCTGTCTTATGATGGCtttcctgctgctgttcgcTTTCTAA